A genome region from Labilibaculum antarcticum includes the following:
- a CDS encoding NAD-dependent epimerase/dehydratase family protein, producing the protein MKKVGIIGGSGFIGSHTTKKFLQEGFKVRVSTTDISAMLNNIKPSRNARVIYKNEAAKKDLGIEFNPAIVPLTEFSK; encoded by the coding sequence ATGAAAAAAGTAGGAATTATTGGTGGCTCAGGTTTCATTGGAAGTCACACCACAAAGAAATTTTTACAGGAAGGTTTTAAGGTTCGGGTATCAACAACAGATATTTCGGCTATGCTAAATAATATAAAACCGTCTCGAAATGCTCGTGTTATTTACAAAAATGAGGCTGCAAAAAAAGATTTAGGAATTGAATTTAATCCAGCTATTGTTCCTTTAACTGAATTCAGTAAATAA
- a CDS encoding transporter suffix domain-containing protein: MKKKNWRIRVGILLIVFCIPFFLFLPAIPFLEMEAKSKITLSTISLIIGEVMFWVGGILVGKELFVKYKSYFNPKNWFKKGDKNKESQ, encoded by the coding sequence ATGAAAAAAAAGAACTGGAGAATAAGAGTGGGAATATTATTGATTGTTTTCTGTATTCCATTTTTTCTTTTCCTACCTGCAATTCCATTCCTTGAAATGGAAGCTAAAAGCAAAATTACACTCTCAACAATATCTCTGATTATTGGTGAAGTAATGTTTTGGGTGGGAGGAATATTGGTTGGTAAAGAACTTTTCGTAAAATACAAATCATACTTTAACCCTAAAAATTGGTTTAAAAAAGGGGATAAGAATAAGGAATCACAATGA
- a CDS encoding sigma-70 family RNA polymerase sigma factor produces MENENLIKWVNEFTNELYKWAYYKTSSAETAEDLVQETFLAAAEKVSTFKGDSSAKTWLFSILNHKIIDYYRKKVNKPVAMESNTIASYFDEDGSWQKEKRPKDWQDEENHLLDDNDFQQILKKCLDALPEKWSTCVKLKYLTEKSGEDICQELEIAPTNYWQIVHRSKLQLRNCIENNWFKN; encoded by the coding sequence ATGGAGAATGAAAACTTAATAAAATGGGTAAATGAATTTACCAACGAGCTGTACAAATGGGCGTATTATAAAACCTCATCGGCCGAAACCGCAGAAGATTTGGTACAAGAAACTTTTTTGGCTGCAGCTGAAAAAGTAAGCACTTTTAAGGGGGATAGTTCTGCTAAAACATGGCTGTTCTCAATTTTAAACCATAAGATAATTGACTATTACAGAAAGAAGGTAAATAAACCAGTTGCCATGGAAAGCAATACGATTGCAAGCTATTTTGATGAGGATGGAAGTTGGCAAAAAGAGAAACGACCTAAAGACTGGCAGGATGAAGAAAATCATTTGCTTGACGATAATGATTTTCAGCAGATTTTAAAAAAATGCCTCGATGCTTTGCCTGAAAAATGGAGTACTTGCGTTAAGTTGAAATACCTGACTGAAAAAAGTGGTGAAGATATTTGTCAGGAATTAGAGATTGCTCCTACTAATTATTGGCAGATAGTACATAGGTCAAAATTACAATTGAGAAATTGTATTGAAAATAACTGGTTTAAAAATTAG
- a CDS encoding anti-sigma factor family protein: MKKLMHLFFLSCLKATELIEKKFHFELSVKEKLQLKMHKMMCSACSNYEKQSSLIEKVISNLEKSKVSTIDVEALKSTITKKIEGLDEN; the protein is encoded by the coding sequence ATGAAGAAACTAATGCATCTTTTTTTCCTTTCCTGTTTGAAGGCTACTGAATTGATTGAAAAGAAATTTCATTTTGAACTTTCGGTAAAGGAAAAACTACAACTCAAAATGCACAAAATGATGTGCAGTGCTTGCTCAAATTACGAAAAACAAAGTAGCTTGATTGAGAAAGTAATTTCAAATTTAGAAAAATCAAAAGTATCAACTATTGATGTTGAGGCACTTAAAAGTACAATAACAAAAAAAATTGAAGGCCTTGATGAAAACTAA
- the nrtS gene encoding nitrate/nitrite transporter NrtS: MKTKNVSYLQLATDKTSLFRALKVALFIGIILNLINNPQLFQVSSDTEIHLSRIILTFLVPFCVSLFSSVLANRNK; this comes from the coding sequence ATGAAAACTAAAAATGTAAGCTATCTGCAATTGGCGACAGATAAAACCAGTTTATTCAGAGCTTTAAAAGTGGCTTTGTTTATCGGTATTATTCTAAACCTCATTAATAATCCACAGTTATTTCAAGTTTCTTCAGACACAGAAATCCATCTTAGCCGAATTATTTTGACATTTTTAGTCCCTTTTTGTGTTTCTTTATTCTCTTCAGTTTTAGCAAACAGAAATAAATAG
- a CDS encoding thioredoxin domain-containing protein has protein sequence MKRILSLVFPCFLFLTACGQNQTIKEVNSTEFEKLIKDSSGTLLDVRTLGEFKNGHIKDAGQLNYYALGFRKKLLLLPKNQAIYLYCNTGYRSQKAAEILAENGYKNIYNLEHGIMEWNLKNLPVLVDLDAKPDTENKMEVDEFTALINSEQLVFADFYAPWCAPCRKMMPMIDSLKTEYKDKITIVKINSDASKKLMKELTVVSVPYLVLYRKGKIIFTHNGSIGKNELVSLFEENRMKYTQVQGDEK, from the coding sequence ATGAAACGAATATTATCATTAGTCTTTCCCTGCTTTTTATTTTTAACTGCTTGCGGTCAAAATCAGACTATTAAAGAAGTTAATTCCACCGAATTTGAAAAACTCATTAAAGATTCATCAGGCACATTGCTTGATGTACGTACTCTTGGTGAGTTTAAAAATGGGCATATAAAAGATGCCGGACAATTAAACTACTATGCTTTAGGATTCAGGAAGAAGTTATTATTGCTTCCTAAAAACCAAGCCATTTACCTGTATTGCAACACAGGCTACAGAAGCCAAAAAGCTGCTGAAATATTAGCGGAAAATGGATACAAAAATATTTATAATCTGGAACACGGCATTATGGAGTGGAATTTAAAAAACCTTCCTGTTTTAGTTGACCTTGATGCCAAACCTGATACCGAAAATAAAATGGAAGTGGACGAATTTACCGCTTTGATAAATTCTGAACAACTAGTATTTGCTGATTTTTATGCCCCTTGGTGTGCTCCGTGCCGTAAAATGATGCCAATGATTGATAGCCTTAAAACAGAATACAAAGACAAAATTACAATCGTTAAAATCAATTCTGATGCAAGTAAAAAACTGATGAAAGAATTAACTGTTGTTAGTGTTCCCTATTTGGTTTTGTATCGTAAAGGCAAAATTATTTTTACGCACAATGGAAGTATTGGCAAGAATGAATTGGTGAGTTTATTTGAAGAAAATAGAATGAAATACACTCAGGTACAGGGTGATGAAAAATAA
- a CDS encoding OB-fold protein encodes MIPKKKKILKIGVILLIAGLLIGGGTVLYMFNMPHRNVQSASTDFSLSASQLVAEYLENPAESNEKYLANDGESKVLEIKGTVAKISEDFKGQKVVLLKGTSDKAGVSCTFTKETNENISNTRVGEIVTIKGVIRLGASFDSDLEMYENVVLEKSDLVK; translated from the coding sequence ATGATACCGAAAAAGAAAAAAATATTGAAAATTGGAGTAATCCTGCTAATAGCTGGTTTACTTATAGGTGGCGGAACTGTTTTATACATGTTCAATATGCCACATCGTAATGTTCAAAGTGCTTCTACTGATTTTAGCCTTTCGGCTTCTCAATTGGTTGCTGAATATCTTGAAAATCCAGCAGAATCAAATGAAAAATACCTTGCTAATGATGGAGAATCAAAGGTTTTAGAAATTAAAGGTACCGTTGCCAAAATCAGCGAAGATTTTAAGGGACAAAAAGTTGTTTTGCTTAAGGGAACTTCGGACAAAGCTGGAGTTAGCTGCACATTTACGAAAGAAACCAATGAAAATATTTCAAATACCAGGGTAGGCGAAATAGTAACCATTAAAGGTGTAATTCGTTTAGGAGCTTCGTTTGACTCCGACTTGGAAATGTACGAGAACGTAGTTCTTGAAAAAAGTGATTTAGTTAAATAA
- a CDS encoding YceI family protein encodes MKKVKFLVSMSAIVLTLFAFSPPVGKLVSSKTHVKFFSHTGVEDIQANNYTSISTIAPSTGDVVFSVPMQSFEFEKALMQKHFNSKKFLETKAFPKAKLKGKITNLAQINFEKDGMYLANFEGNLTIKGVTKPIKEKGNITVKGNQIEVQSTFNITLADYGITFVKGKPASNIAKTVEITVHAEYQAK; translated from the coding sequence ATGAAAAAAGTTAAATTTTTAGTAAGTATGTCGGCAATAGTTTTAACATTATTTGCCTTTAGCCCACCAGTTGGAAAATTAGTTAGTTCGAAAACACATGTGAAATTTTTCTCGCACACCGGTGTTGAAGATATCCAGGCCAATAACTATACAAGCATAAGTACCATTGCCCCATCAACAGGTGATGTCGTTTTTTCGGTTCCAATGCAAAGTTTTGAGTTTGAAAAGGCTTTAATGCAAAAACATTTTAACAGCAAGAAATTTTTGGAGACAAAAGCATTTCCTAAAGCAAAGCTAAAAGGAAAGATTACCAACTTAGCTCAAATAAATTTTGAAAAGGATGGCATGTATCTGGCTAATTTTGAAGGTAATCTGACAATTAAAGGTGTAACAAAACCGATAAAAGAAAAAGGAAATATTACTGTAAAAGGGAATCAAATTGAAGTGCAAAGTACATTCAATATCACATTGGCTGATTATGGAATAACTTTCGTGAAAGGAAAACCTGCATCGAACATTGCCAAAACAGTTGAGATAACTGTTCACGCAGAGTATCAAGCTAAATAG
- a CDS encoding DUF4833 domain-containing protein gives MIKFIFKSVLLLSFGLLSTGLRVAPEDKILFSIGRSKDANEIYYSLNLDKYNRLNAENPIQVYWIKRTRKSKIVPLTWIQQKFAYGIVYLSKSENYAKFRLAAYDKRVFELKKNKNNEFRVFTMSNNVEVEVDRVFIYITGGTFWIPKIPKVELYATLSRTDKKIKETIIP, from the coding sequence ATGATTAAGTTTATTTTCAAATCGGTTTTACTACTTTCTTTCGGACTTCTTAGTACTGGTTTGAGAGTAGCTCCAGAGGATAAAATTTTGTTTTCAATTGGACGAAGCAAAGATGCAAACGAAATCTACTATTCATTAAATTTAGACAAATACAATCGGCTGAATGCCGAAAACCCAATACAAGTTTACTGGATAAAAAGAACCAGAAAAAGTAAGATTGTACCTTTAACATGGATTCAACAAAAATTTGCTTACGGTATAGTTTATCTTTCAAAATCAGAAAACTATGCTAAATTTAGACTCGCGGCTTACGATAAACGGGTTTTTGAACTAAAGAAAAACAAGAACAATGAATTCAGGGTTTTCACAATGTCTAATAATGTGGAAGTTGAAGTTGATAGAGTGTTTATTTACATTACTGGGGGTACTTTCTGGATTCCTAAAATTCCCAAAGTTGAGCTCTATGCAACCTTATCTAGAACTGACAAGAAAATAAAAGAAACCATAATTCCATAA
- a CDS encoding cysteine dioxygenase, translated as MNTGFSKNIENLINDLRNQNSVTNPMVLEMVESYKLTEQDVAQYFSYNHSPDESYGRQLIYDNGNFKILLMSWKPGDFTAIHNHGYTEWGCVYFFGEATHRLYSVTNDELKIIQKDNFQKGQIASVSGNLTHMMGNSSSKNFSTLHIYGSNSQQSDVSKDAIVYLPELDKEVTTMGSAYLNMDKQLILSEKPLINVSNELVADYFSLVKLFYECNGLSPLLRNMEKKLGNRSIN; from the coding sequence ATGAATACGGGCTTTTCAAAAAATATAGAGAATCTGATAAACGATCTCAGAAATCAGAATTCGGTCACCAATCCGATGGTTTTAGAGATGGTTGAAAGTTATAAACTAACAGAACAAGATGTCGCCCAATATTTTTCTTACAACCATTCCCCAGATGAAAGTTACGGCAGGCAGTTGATTTACGATAACGGAAATTTTAAAATCCTTTTAATGTCATGGAAACCGGGAGATTTTACTGCCATCCACAATCATGGCTATACCGAGTGGGGTTGTGTTTACTTTTTTGGTGAAGCTACCCATCGTTTGTACAGCGTAACAAATGATGAACTGAAAATTATTCAAAAAGACAATTTTCAAAAAGGGCAAATTGCTTCGGTGAGTGGAAATTTAACTCATATGATGGGCAATTCAAGTTCCAAAAACTTTAGCACTCTTCATATTTATGGTTCAAACAGCCAGCAAAGCGATGTTTCAAAGGATGCTATTGTTTATCTTCCCGAATTAGATAAGGAAGTAACAACAATGGGTTCGGCATATTTGAATATGGACAAGCAACTTATTCTTTCTGAAAAGCCATTGATAAACGTAAGTAACGAGCTTGTTGCCGATTATTTTTCATTGGTAAAACTGTTTTATGAATGCAATGGACTTTCGCCCCTCTTGCGTAATATGGAGAAGAAATTGGGAAATAGAAGTATTAATTAA
- a CDS encoding pyridoxal phosphate-dependent decarboxylase family protein, whose protein sequence is MKDIEILSGAFEKIRAYIQENQNDSQPVVKFKSPEELKEVFDFKVGENGVSENEFLELLDKYLEYSVRTGNKQFLNQLYSGFNFPAFIGEVFSVLANTSMYTYEVAPVATVIETEMISLMNSYAGYSDGDGIFVSGGSNANLIAMFSARNRIFPDSRFEGYDRNNKLVAFVNEQAHYSFETAANILGIGAKNVIKVKADKNGKLISSELEKEIAKAISRGEKPFFAVATCATTLLGAYDPIEEMAEICKKHNIWLHADGSFGGSLILSDKNRYLMKGIEQTDSFAWNPHKLMNIPLICSALLVKKRGTLQHNITDINTDYIFHDIDAIEDLGKKSIQCGRKVDAVKLWFAWKYFGLEGYQKRIDNLIDMAVYAENIVNENPQLELLSERNSFAVCFRYIPKNESDLNKFNLELRESLRKSGKSIVNYGYIGKTLAIRLITANGELQKSDIDLFFANLLFEVEKLENAIFNA, encoded by the coding sequence ATGAAAGATATTGAGATTTTATCAGGAGCATTTGAGAAAATTAGAGCTTATATTCAAGAAAATCAAAACGATTCTCAACCCGTAGTTAAATTCAAAAGCCCTGAAGAATTGAAGGAAGTATTTGATTTTAAAGTTGGCGAAAACGGAGTTTCCGAGAACGAATTTCTTGAACTTTTAGACAAGTATTTGGAATATTCAGTAAGAACAGGCAACAAGCAGTTTTTAAATCAACTGTATTCAGGTTTTAATTTCCCGGCTTTTATTGGTGAGGTGTTTAGCGTTTTGGCAAATACTTCAATGTACACATACGAAGTAGCCCCGGTTGCCACTGTCATCGAAACGGAAATGATTTCACTAATGAACAGTTATGCGGGTTATTCCGATGGCGATGGAATTTTTGTAAGTGGTGGGAGCAACGCAAATTTAATTGCCATGTTCTCGGCTCGAAACAGAATTTTTCCAGATAGCCGCTTTGAAGGATATGACCGAAACAATAAACTAGTTGCTTTTGTAAATGAGCAAGCGCATTATTCATTTGAAACCGCGGCTAATATTTTAGGTATTGGGGCAAAAAATGTAATCAAAGTAAAAGCCGACAAAAACGGCAAACTCATTAGCTCGGAATTGGAAAAGGAAATAGCAAAGGCTATTAGTCGTGGCGAAAAACCATTTTTTGCTGTCGCAACTTGTGCAACAACATTGTTGGGAGCTTATGATCCAATTGAAGAAATGGCTGAGATATGCAAAAAACACAATATTTGGCTTCATGCCGATGGCTCATTTGGCGGTTCTTTGATATTAAGCGATAAAAACCGGTATTTAATGAAAGGCATTGAGCAAACCGATTCATTTGCCTGGAATCCTCATAAACTCATGAATATCCCTCTGATTTGTTCTGCACTGCTTGTTAAAAAACGCGGCACACTTCAACACAATATTACAGATATAAATACCGATTACATTTTTCATGATATTGATGCCATTGAAGATTTAGGAAAGAAATCAATACAATGTGGAAGAAAAGTAGATGCAGTTAAACTTTGGTTTGCGTGGAAATATTTTGGCTTAGAAGGTTACCAAAAGCGCATCGACAATTTAATTGACATGGCTGTTTATGCCGAAAACATTGTAAATGAAAATCCGCAGCTTGAGCTTTTATCTGAAAGAAATTCTTTTGCTGTTTGCTTTCGATACATTCCTAAAAATGAAAGCGATTTGAATAAATTCAATCTTGAATTACGCGAATCCTTAAGAAAATCGGGCAAGTCAATTGTGAACTATGGTTACATTGGTAAAACATTGGCAATACGCCTGATTACAGCAAACGGGGAACTGCAGAAGTCGGACATTGATTTGTTTTTTGCCAATTTATTGTTCGAAGTAGAAAAACTTGAAAATGCGATTTTCAATGCCTGA
- a CDS encoding DUF6695 family protein produces MRFSMPENNRCTDFAIAIAWPETYCKQPGYWYDRFTNLLGVSDNHYYKVGHAALVLINSKTKKCHYFDFGRYVAPFQHGRVRSEITDHGLKVNTLAQISEDGQRIENYNEILTELQLNHECHGEGALHASYSMIEFEKAYQKVLHLQRRGPIQYGPFQYKGSNCSRFVNTSILSGKPQWKYAFRLKYFVPLTPTPLNNVNALPNKVVIPKLLKTKAFCPAPVSDKRKLKLTLVEPPRMNNIPENAMWLSGEGSGSWFVINQKFRNYHISRYGPEGDLECKGIFKIAGNSHFDIILPFQIDHLSHCQRVIINQSENLIALIRIAD; encoded by the coding sequence ATGCGATTTTCAATGCCTGAAAATAACAGATGTACTGATTTTGCCATTGCAATAGCATGGCCTGAAACCTATTGCAAACAGCCAGGCTATTGGTATGATCGTTTTACTAATTTATTAGGAGTTAGTGACAACCATTATTACAAAGTAGGGCATGCAGCATTAGTTCTTATAAACTCAAAAACTAAAAAATGTCATTATTTCGATTTTGGTAGATATGTTGCCCCTTTTCAACACGGTAGAGTTCGAAGCGAAATTACAGATCATGGGCTAAAAGTTAATACACTTGCTCAAATTTCGGAAGACGGACAAAGAATTGAAAATTACAACGAAATACTAACAGAATTACAATTAAACCATGAATGTCATGGAGAAGGAGCTTTACATGCTTCATATTCAATGATTGAGTTTGAAAAGGCATATCAAAAGGTTTTGCATTTACAGCGAAGAGGCCCGATTCAATACGGTCCGTTCCAATACAAGGGCAGTAATTGCTCACGCTTTGTAAATACTTCGATATTATCTGGCAAGCCACAATGGAAATATGCATTTAGACTTAAATACTTTGTCCCATTAACACCAACACCACTCAACAACGTAAATGCATTGCCAAACAAAGTAGTGATTCCTAAACTTCTAAAAACAAAAGCATTTTGCCCTGCTCCAGTATCCGACAAGCGGAAATTAAAACTCACATTAGTAGAGCCACCAAGAATGAATAACATACCTGAGAATGCTATGTGGCTAAGTGGCGAAGGTTCAGGCTCATGGTTTGTTATAAATCAGAAGTTTAGAAATTATCATATTTCAAGATATGGTCCCGAAGGAGATTTAGAATGTAAGGGAATATTTAAAATCGCCGGCAATAGTCATTTTGATATAATATTACCCTTTCAGATTGACCATTTAAGTCATTGTCAGAGAGTCATCATTAATCAATCCGAGAATTTGATTGCTCTTATTAGAATAGCCGATTAA
- a CDS encoding sodium:solute symporter family protein, which produces MHIIDISIFIIYMLGMLGVGIYFMKRNKSQEDYYVGGREMTSFHIGLSVVATDVGGGFSIGLGGLGFLIGLSGSWMLFTGIIGAWISAIFLIPIIYPLAKKHNFLSFPEVLNHFYDRKVAIIAGIISLIGYIGFTSSQVLAGAKLAAATFPSITIVDAVLLMGVVVIGYTVLGGLKAVIFTDTIQWIILMVGLILIGIPLGFIKVGGWEALRIYLPANFQSLTNVGFVQFINWFITIVPIWFVGMTLYQRIYASKDEKTAKKAWFIAGLFEWPVMAFMGITLGLLGRVAFEQGMFTEFGYAPGSAIDPEIGLPLLLTHIFPVGLMGLLMSSYFSAIMSTADSCLMAASGNFTTDILRLSKDNTKGIRYSQLATLVIGILAIFLATKMQNVLDLMLYSYAFMVSGLFVPVLGFMFLKNPSAKAAMYAMLLGGGTTLALILTELALPFGLDANFFGITLSAIVFTSIQSLHKR; this is translated from the coding sequence ATGCACATTATCGACATTTCAATATTTATAATCTATATGCTGGGCATGCTAGGTGTTGGCATCTATTTTATGAAACGCAATAAATCGCAGGAAGACTATTATGTGGGTGGCCGGGAAATGACTTCCTTTCATATAGGCTTATCTGTTGTTGCTACAGATGTTGGTGGTGGATTTTCGATAGGATTAGGTGGTTTGGGCTTTTTAATTGGTCTTTCGGGCAGTTGGATGCTGTTTACAGGCATAATCGGGGCATGGATCAGTGCTATTTTTCTGATTCCCATTATATATCCTCTGGCAAAAAAACACAATTTCTTGAGTTTTCCTGAAGTCCTGAATCATTTCTACGATCGGAAAGTAGCCATTATAGCCGGCATTATCTCTCTGATTGGTTATATAGGATTTACCAGTTCTCAGGTATTGGCAGGAGCTAAACTAGCTGCGGCAACTTTTCCTTCAATAACCATTGTCGATGCCGTATTGTTAATGGGAGTTGTGGTTATTGGTTATACTGTGCTTGGTGGGCTTAAGGCCGTTATTTTCACCGATACAATTCAATGGATCATACTCATGGTTGGTTTAATACTAATTGGTATTCCTTTAGGATTTATAAAAGTTGGAGGGTGGGAAGCACTTCGGATTTATTTGCCGGCTAACTTTCAAAGCCTCACCAATGTTGGCTTTGTTCAATTTATTAACTGGTTTATTACAATTGTTCCTATTTGGTTTGTTGGCATGACTCTGTACCAAAGAATCTATGCTTCAAAAGATGAGAAAACAGCAAAAAAGGCTTGGTTTATAGCTGGCTTGTTCGAATGGCCTGTAATGGCATTTATGGGAATTACTCTCGGATTATTGGGTCGGGTTGCCTTTGAACAAGGCATGTTTACTGAATTTGGATATGCTCCCGGAAGTGCTATCGATCCAGAAATTGGCTTGCCTTTACTCCTAACGCATATTTTTCCCGTTGGCTTGATGGGACTGCTAATGTCATCCTATTTTTCGGCAATAATGTCAACGGCCGATAGTTGTTTAATGGCAGCATCAGGTAATTTTACAACAGATATATTAAGGCTTTCAAAAGATAACACCAAGGGTATTCGTTATTCGCAATTAGCAACATTAGTCATTGGAATACTGGCCATTTTTCTGGCTACCAAAATGCAAAATGTACTCGATTTGATGTTATACTCTTATGCCTTTATGGTTTCGGGTCTATTTGTTCCTGTTTTGGGTTTTATGTTTTTGAAAAACCCATCTGCAAAGGCCGCAATGTATGCTATGCTTTTGGGAGGTGGAACTACCTTAGCCCTTATTTTAACCGAACTAGCATTGCCTTTTGGTTTAGATGCGAATTTCTTTGGGATTACATTATCGGCAATCGTTTTTACAAGTATCCAATCCTTGCATAAGCGATAA
- a CDS encoding class I SAM-dependent methyltransferase, with the protein MNNFDRKKHWETIYQSKESKDVSWFQSSPETSLDFFKQFNVAPSAKIIDVGGGDSLLVDHLLDLGYQNISVLDISEAAIEKAKQRLGERAKKVSWIVADAATFKPSEKYDFWHDRAAFHFLTGEQEISNYLDTAQKNIKPEGVLVIGTFSEQGPQKCSGIEIKQYSETSMNDLLTNFFSKIKCITVDHKTPSGVVQNFVFCSFRKLHV; encoded by the coding sequence ATGAATAATTTTGATCGCAAAAAACATTGGGAGACTATTTACCAATCGAAAGAGTCGAAAGACGTAAGTTGGTTTCAGTCATCACCGGAAACGTCTCTTGATTTTTTCAAACAATTTAATGTAGCTCCGTCAGCAAAAATTATCGATGTTGGCGGTGGCGATAGTCTGCTTGTTGATCATTTATTGGATCTGGGTTATCAGAACATCTCAGTTCTGGATATTTCTGAAGCCGCAATTGAGAAAGCAAAGCAGCGACTTGGCGAAAGAGCCAAAAAGGTAAGCTGGATTGTTGCAGATGCAGCCACCTTTAAGCCAAGCGAGAAATATGACTTTTGGCACGACCGTGCGGCCTTTCACTTTTTAACTGGCGAACAGGAGATTTCGAATTATCTGGACACAGCTCAGAAAAACATCAAGCCCGAGGGTGTACTGGTCATTGGAACTTTTTCGGAACAGGGGCCGCAAAAATGCAGTGGAATAGAAATCAAACAATATTCAGAAACCTCAATGAACGATTTGTTGACTAATTTCTTTTCCAAAATAAAATGCATCACGGTCGATCACAAAACACCTTCGGGCGTGGTTCAAAACTTTGTGTTTTGTAGTTTCCGGAAATTACATGTTTAA
- a CDS encoding SIMPL domain-containing protein (The SIMPL domain is named for its presence in mouse protein SIMPL (signalling molecule that associates with mouse pelle-like kinase). Bacterial member BP26, from Brucella, was shown to assemble into a channel-like structure, while YggE from E. coli has been associated with resistance to oxidative stress.): protein MKRNVILLLAVFLAWSAMAQAQKNFIDQNYIEVKGLAELEIVPDEIYLKIHLDEEDTKNKESVEVLEKQMFVALKKAGINLEKQLSVSDFASTLQDHFIKRADMKKSKDFQLLVHDSKTLGKVFVELDRIKISNISILRVDHSEIEKFRKQVKINAVVAAKEKAAALAEAIGQKIGKAIYINEISAPYRGQMVNTMMRTKSESYQSNMAMPELDFQKIILEYSVMISFALE, encoded by the coding sequence ATGAAAAGAAATGTAATACTACTATTGGCTGTTTTCCTAGCTTGGAGTGCCATGGCGCAAGCGCAAAAAAACTTTATCGATCAAAATTACATCGAAGTAAAAGGATTGGCTGAGTTAGAGATTGTACCCGATGAGATCTACTTAAAGATTCATTTGGATGAGGAGGACACCAAGAACAAGGAAAGCGTTGAGGTATTGGAAAAGCAAATGTTCGTGGCTTTAAAAAAGGCCGGCATCAATTTGGAGAAGCAACTTTCTGTATCCGATTTTGCAAGTACTTTACAGGATCATTTTATTAAACGTGCAGATATGAAGAAATCGAAAGATTTTCAGCTATTGGTGCATGATTCTAAAACACTGGGAAAGGTTTTTGTCGAATTGGATAGGATCAAAATATCGAACATCAGCATTTTGAGAGTGGATCATTCTGAAATTGAAAAGTTTCGCAAGCAGGTTAAAATAAATGCTGTTGTAGCTGCGAAAGAAAAAGCCGCGGCTTTAGCTGAGGCGATTGGTCAGAAAATCGGAAAAGCCATTTATATTAATGAGATTTCAGCACCGTATCGTGGACAAATGGTAAATACGATGATGAGAACAAAAAGCGAAAGCTATCAATCGAATATGGCAATGCCTGAGCTTGATTTTCAGAAGATTATATTAGAGTATTCTGTGATGATCAGCTTTGCCTTGGAATAG